A genomic segment from Methanoplanus limicola DSM 2279 encodes:
- a CDS encoding ATP-binding protein — protein sequence MKRFIYATLLEWKERRNHKPVIIEGIRQCGKTWILKHFGEAEFKDVAYFNFEYDNRLQKIFEDDLNVSRIIKDLGILRNKHIQPGNTILILDEIQTCPRAITSLKYFCENLPELHVAAAGSLLGVAVAQMDQNISFPVGKVQMLRMYPLSFAEYLLAKGEDLLYDHLRNISPDEKISGAFTGRLKEAYNEYLITGGMPEVVKSWVNNHDIEIVEEIQSEILSNYEKDFVKYASVSEFPKLSLIWHAIPAQLAKDNQKFIFAHVKQGSRARDLEDSLQWLISAGLIHKIEKISRPYIPVTTYADVTYFKIYFSDVGLLRRMSKFPADVVFDKSPLTADMRGILTENFVLTELIANGSGTPFFWKSKGIAEVDYIIQNSVDVIPVEVKSAKMTRSRSLAEYRKKYTPRIAVRTSLNNITHHSDEYGEILEIPLYLLWRLKAYL from the coding sequence ATGAAGCGGTTCATTTACGCCACTCTGCTTGAATGGAAAGAGAGGAGGAATCATAAACCGGTTATTATTGAAGGAATTCGCCAGTGTGGGAAAACGTGGATATTAAAGCATTTTGGCGAGGCAGAATTCAAAGATGTTGCTTACTTCAACTTCGAATATGATAACCGTCTGCAAAAGATATTCGAAGACGACCTGAATGTTTCAAGAATTATCAAAGATCTTGGCATTCTGAGAAACAAACACATACAGCCCGGTAATACCATCCTCATATTAGACGAAATCCAGACCTGCCCGCGTGCGATAACCTCGCTTAAATATTTCTGTGAAAACCTGCCCGAACTCCACGTTGCCGCCGCCGGTTCCCTGCTTGGAGTTGCTGTCGCACAGATGGACCAAAACATCTCCTTTCCGGTTGGCAAGGTGCAGATGCTCAGGATGTACCCCCTCAGTTTCGCAGAATACCTCCTTGCAAAAGGGGAAGACCTTTTGTATGACCATCTCAGAAATATCTCTCCGGATGAAAAAATATCCGGGGCATTTACAGGCAGACTAAAAGAGGCATATAATGAATACCTGATAACGGGAGGCATGCCGGAGGTTGTTAAATCATGGGTAAATAACCATGATATTGAAATCGTAGAAGAGATACAGAGTGAGATTCTCAGCAATTACGAGAAGGATTTTGTGAAATATGCATCGGTATCAGAATTTCCAAAACTCTCCCTGATTTGGCACGCGATTCCGGCACAGCTTGCAAAGGACAATCAGAAATTTATATTCGCCCATGTGAAGCAGGGAAGTCGTGCCCGCGATCTGGAAGACTCTCTGCAATGGCTGATTTCAGCAGGACTTATCCATAAAATAGAGAAAATCAGTCGTCCTTATATCCCGGTTACAACGTACGCAGATGTTACATATTTCAAGATCTATTTCTCAGATGTCGGACTGTTACGCAGAATGAGCAAATTCCCGGCAGATGTTGTATTTGATAAATCTCCGCTGACTGCCGATATGCGGGGGATTTTAACGGAAAATTTTGTGCTGACAGAACTGATTGCAAATGGCTCCGGAACACCTTTTTTCTGGAAATCCAAAGGAATTGCTGAGGTAGATTATATCATTCAGAACAGTGTTGATGTCATTCCTGTTGAGGTTAAATCAGCAAAAATGACCCGTTCAAGAAGTCTTGCAGAATACAGGAAAAAATATACACCCCGTATTGCCGTCCGGACAAGTCTTAACAATATTACACATCATTCAGACGAATATGGCGAAATACTGGAGATCCCGTTATATCTTCTCTGGAGACTGAAAGCATATCTTTGA
- the dcd gene encoding dCTP deaminase produces MILVDWQLQDRVRRGFIKLEPFDPKFIQPNSIDIRLGNHFVWYDKSDEIIDPYDGETVKSHVNEKNSDYIDIEPGMFLLAETFEAVTLPDDIVATIEGKSSIARLGITLHQTGGWIDAGFSGTITLEICNVNHRPVRLYAGMPIGQLVFYTTEKAEKPYGAKGDAKYLHQKNATLSKYFENKKE; encoded by the coding sequence ATGATACTTGTTGACTGGCAGCTTCAGGACAGGGTCAGAAGAGGTTTTATCAAATTAGAACCCTTTGATCCAAAATTCATACAGCCAAACTCCATTGACATCCGGCTTGGAAACCACTTTGTCTGGTATGATAAAAGCGATGAGATAATTGACCCTTACGATGGTGAAACCGTAAAATCTCACGTAAATGAAAAGAATTCAGACTATATCGATATAGAACCGGGCATGTTCCTCCTTGCAGAGACCTTTGAGGCGGTTACACTTCCGGATGACATCGTTGCCACAATCGAAGGCAAAAGCAGCATTGCAAGGCTTGGAATAACACTGCACCAGACCGGAGGATGGATAGATGCCGGATTTTCGGGCACAATAACCCTTGAGATCTGCAATGTCAACCACAGACCGGTCAGGCTCTATGCAGGGATGCCAATAGGTCAGCTTGTATTCTACACAACCGAAAAGGCTGAAAAGCCTTACGGTGCAAAAGGGGATGCGAAATACCTCCACCAGAAGAACGCAACCCTATCAAAATACTTCGAGAATAAGAAGGAGTAA
- a CDS encoding threonine--tRNA ligase encodes MQLLLIHSDNIEYSAQKKTPVAEEEIIPQDSLDEALTVFCAVESSDEDDIEGTVKKAVAEILETSKKLGTKNIMLYPYAHLSSDLSSPKAAVEVLKKMEAGCSCEEDYTIKRAPFGWYKSFKLSCKGHPLSELSRTITPGDVEEKPEKKQVTHEFFVMTPEGEVKDYKDYADNSPLGMLIKKETGMGKESGKEPLHVSLMRSKELVDYEPLSDVGQHRWMPKGKLVRDLLGDYVLGLVLDYGGMPVETPVMYDLGDKAINEHAGKFGERQYRFKSGNRSMMLRFAACFGMFSIMKDMHISPNTLPMKMYELSTYSFRHEQKGECIGLKRLRAFTMPDMHSLCLDMDQTLECFEEQMMMGWQTGKDLETEFAAIFRCTKDFYKDHEDWIKGLVKKSEVPVLIETLSDRVHYWIAKVDLAAIDGQGRPIENPTVQIDVESSDRFDIKYYTDDGEVHPPIIHCSPTGSIERVICALLEKTGTMEVPMLPVWLSPVQVRIVSVAERHNELAEEICNKLNNAGVRCDFDDREESVGKKIRAAGMDWVPYVAVLGDSEAESGKLTVTVRSKSAAGKPFKVELSHDELVEMVKAEIGDRPFRKLYTSKKLSVKPRFI; translated from the coding sequence ATGCAACTTCTCTTAATTCATTCTGATAATATAGAATATTCTGCCCAGAAAAAGACCCCTGTGGCAGAGGAAGAAATAATTCCGCAGGACTCACTTGACGAGGCATTAACGGTATTCTGTGCGGTTGAATCCTCAGACGAGGACGACATCGAAGGAACAGTAAAAAAAGCAGTAGCTGAGATACTTGAGACAAGCAAAAAGCTGGGCACAAAAAATATAATGCTCTACCCGTATGCGCATCTCTCATCAGATCTCTCCTCACCCAAAGCAGCAGTAGAGGTCTTAAAGAAGATGGAAGCCGGATGTTCATGTGAGGAGGATTATACCATTAAAAGGGCACCTTTCGGATGGTACAAATCCTTTAAACTCTCATGCAAGGGCCACCCGCTCTCCGAACTGTCAAGGACCATCACACCCGGAGACGTGGAGGAGAAGCCTGAAAAAAAGCAGGTCACCCATGAATTCTTTGTAATGACACCCGAAGGTGAGGTTAAAGACTACAAAGACTATGCAGACAATTCCCCTCTTGGAATGCTCATTAAAAAAGAGACAGGCATGGGCAAAGAGTCCGGAAAAGAGCCACTCCATGTCAGCCTTATGCGCTCAAAAGAGCTTGTGGACTATGAGCCCCTCTCAGATGTCGGTCAGCACAGGTGGATGCCAAAGGGAAAACTTGTCCGCGATCTTCTCGGCGATTACGTTTTAGGACTTGTCCTTGACTATGGCGGAATGCCGGTTGAGACACCAGTCATGTATGACCTTGGCGACAAAGCGATCAATGAGCATGCCGGAAAATTCGGCGAGAGGCAGTATCGGTTTAAATCCGGAAACAGGAGCATGATGCTTCGTTTTGCTGCATGCTTTGGCATGTTCTCAATAATGAAGGATATGCACATCTCTCCAAATACACTTCCGATGAAGATGTATGAGCTCTCCACATATTCATTCAGGCATGAGCAGAAGGGAGAATGTATAGGACTTAAGAGGCTCCGTGCCTTTACAATGCCGGATATGCACTCACTCTGCCTTGACATGGACCAGACCCTTGAATGCTTTGAAGAGCAGATGATGATGGGCTGGCAGACAGGAAAGGACCTTGAGACAGAATTTGCCGCAATCTTCCGGTGCACAAAGGACTTCTACAAAGACCACGAGGACTGGATAAAAGGTCTTGTTAAAAAATCCGAAGTTCCGGTGCTGATTGAGACACTCTCTGACAGGGTGCATTACTGGATTGCAAAGGTTGACCTCGCTGCAATTGACGGGCAGGGAAGACCGATTGAGAACCCGACAGTTCAGATCGATGTCGAGAGTTCAGACAGGTTTGACATCAAATATTACACTGACGATGGCGAAGTTCACCCACCGATCATCCACTGCTCACCTACAGGCAGTATTGAGCGTGTAATATGTGCACTGCTTGAGAAGACCGGAACAATGGAAGTTCCAATGCTCCCCGTCTGGCTCTCGCCCGTTCAGGTCAGGATTGTCTCCGTTGCAGAGAGGCACAATGAGCTTGCAGAAGAGATCTGCAATAAACTGAACAATGCAGGCGTCAGGTGCGACTTTGATGACCGTGAGGAGAGCGTAGGCAAGAAGATCCGTGCAGCCGGTATGGACTGGGTTCCATATGTTGCAGTGCTTGGAGATTCTGAAGCTGAATCAGGTAAGCTGACAGTCACAGTCAGGAGCAAATCTGCGGCAGGCAAGCCATTCAAGGTTGAACTGTCCCACGATGAACTTGTAGAGATGGTAAAGGCAGAGATCGGCGACCGTCCGTTCAGAAAACTCTACACTTCAAAGAAATTATCAGTCAAACCAAGATTTATCTGA